The following are from one region of the Oceanotoga teriensis genome:
- a CDS encoding Rqc2 family fibronectin-binding protein has product MPLDGLVFHKLINEIKENCLGSSIRNIYQPINSEVLIQLRNNNILFSLNNPAYIMLLKDKPEVPENPVNFSQYLRKSIKGFKIKNIVQLSMDRTGYIELEGFNLIGDLKKYRLYFELMGRNSNLILVNSENKIEDALKKYNENLRTILPGAKFVPFFDDSKKNFLLDHSNIDDLFVGFSKKSYKFLKYNGLDKTLKSLGNNKLYFFKEDNKYDVSAIKPIKEDFELLDPSVAILKLFEFSSNQSRIIHLKKDLEKIIIKEIDKNENLKYKLLNDISEEKNIEDLINKGELLQTYIFKAKRGDSYIDVSDWNNGKTFRIELDPLKNPSTNLENYFKKIKKIKTRVIISKKRLRKTENILDYLYQLLLTIEESEDIDNLSDIREEMFEEGLLKKDKKLKRKNNKISFKTFKFKDFDIFIGKNNKQNDELTRNASKEDIWLHTHNIPGSHAIIKSAGKIVPDDVIEYAASLEASFSKAKMSYNVPVDFTTRDNVWKPKGSKPGMWLYKNYKTIIVNPKKSDT; this is encoded by the coding sequence ATGCCTTTAGATGGACTAGTTTTTCATAAATTAATAAATGAAATAAAAGAAAATTGTTTGGGAAGTAGTATAAGAAATATTTATCAACCTATTAATTCTGAAGTTCTTATTCAACTTAGAAATAATAATATTCTTTTTTCTTTGAATAATCCTGCTTATATAATGCTTTTAAAAGATAAACCCGAAGTCCCTGAAAATCCTGTGAATTTTTCTCAATATTTGAGAAAATCTATAAAAGGATTTAAAATAAAAAATATTGTACAATTATCTATGGATAGAACAGGTTATATAGAATTAGAAGGATTTAATTTAATAGGAGATTTAAAAAAATACAGACTATATTTTGAACTGATGGGTAGAAATTCAAATTTGATACTTGTTAACTCTGAAAATAAAATAGAAGATGCTTTAAAAAAATATAATGAAAATCTTAGAACTATTCTTCCAGGAGCTAAATTTGTACCATTCTTTGATGATTCTAAAAAAAATTTTCTCTTGGATCATTCTAATATAGATGATTTATTTGTTGGTTTTTCTAAAAAATCTTATAAATTTCTTAAATATAATGGTTTAGACAAAACTTTGAAATCATTGGGAAATAATAAATTATATTTTTTTAAAGAAGATAATAAATATGATGTATCAGCTATAAAACCTATAAAAGAAGATTTTGAATTACTTGATCCTTCGGTAGCCATATTGAAATTATTTGAGTTTTCATCAAATCAATCAAGAATTATACATTTAAAAAAAGATTTAGAAAAAATAATAATTAAAGAAATAGATAAAAATGAAAATCTTAAATATAAGCTTTTAAATGATATTTCAGAGGAAAAAAATATAGAAGATTTGATAAATAAGGGAGAACTTTTGCAAACATATATTTTTAAAGCAAAAAGAGGTGACTCTTATATAGATGTTTCAGATTGGAATAATGGAAAAACTTTTAGAATAGAACTCGATCCATTAAAAAATCCTTCTACCAATCTTGAAAATTATTTTAAAAAAATAAAAAAAATAAAAACTAGAGTCATAATTTCGAAAAAGAGATTGCGTAAAACTGAAAATATTCTCGATTATCTTTATCAATTACTATTAACAATTGAAGAATCAGAAGACATAGATAATTTATCAGATATACGCGAAGAAATGTTTGAAGAAGGTCTGTTAAAAAAAGATAAGAAGTTAAAAAGAAAAAATAATAAGATCTCTTTTAAAACTTTTAAATTTAAAGATTTTGATATATTCATAGGAAAAAATAATAAGCAAAATGATGAATTGACAAGAAATGCTTCTAAAGAAGATATTTGGTTACATACACATAATATTCCAGGTTCACATGCAATAATAAAATCTGCTGGAAAGATTGTTCCTGACGATGTTATAGAATATGCAGCTTCATTAGAAGCTTCATTTTCAAAAGCTAAAATGTCTTATAATGTTCCTGTAGACTTCACAACAAGAGATAATGTTTGGAAACCAAAAGGTTCCAAACCCGGAATGTGGCTTTATAAAAACTATAAAACTATAATAGTAAATCCAAAAAAATCCGACACTTAA